The following proteins are encoded in a genomic region of Periophthalmus magnuspinnatus isolate fPerMag1 chromosome 21, fPerMag1.2.pri, whole genome shotgun sequence:
- the LOC117389822 gene encoding B-cell CLL/lymphoma 9 protein-like has product MLEVQEERPAAAGSAATHFNKKERGKKDREDAKDRNLSNLGNPVQGARNARAKAPLTAHSGSPHQLITPPCSVVLGAPSMHSNRLKNSPSTNTQSPKPKTEVMVRSPPVMSPSTAVQMDSKMPNQGKPGSTGSQSQPSPCDPKTLGSKGAPGVAGSMGLKNGQSLTSGPSSKVKVKRERSTSVESFDQPESGTPTSEEKESSRVKRMCVAERRQPYSGADWCSGGESDEDDKGFFNCNSDVKPQDTHSTSSTGLSRSSTPSHNALGQGSTAETAGSQKPGSKLVYVFTTEMANKAADAVLTGHTENIIAFHMKNISNSKDKAHLLLNNAANNLRNDSKPPQQPSAHAQDQSLQAGSKPSLPGMAEGSAAQPSNQGSQTGVLPQEGSSSSGIESKNLPGSSPNNTTAAVDQAPGSQTEAGLNPASTEGPGGGSGGSGLTPQQQQQQQQQQLAQELLNMEANTEGLSQEQLEHRQRSLQTLRDIQRMLFPDDRDAPPPGPPQGHGGPHDGGPDGGSRRSEQGPLQAMIAQSQSLGPPGPGGPRPQGPPFGPPHGPRDMPPFPQDEMGPHMGGPGGCGDGEQMTPEQVAWLKLQQEFYEEKRKKQEMQHRPMPDMMMHPHGPRGMMRGPPPPYQMGPGEMWGGPGGPPDHYQERMSMGPGPRGMPPHMQRMPGFSGMINPEMEGPPRPGMGWPDDMPSRMGDGRVFPGGPGGMFAGPGGRGERFPNPQSVQEAMFHQGMGGEKGLPPGMMMDMQRMMGHQRGGIEPGNGMGMFPRMPGDGPMSPSSRLQGMGGRDMGPDFGMGPGPGPGPHMHPSKLREPPMNMSPDEIMRLRAGGGPPMDNMGPQGRPMQGPPFPEQGQPGDFPMGPGRPFPSGPGGMRGPHGDQSFGPEHRATPTGGNGRINHLPSGPGPAQGQRGRKPADLNVQAGGGNSPSVNPLKSPPLRQVQSPMMGSPSGNLKSPQTPSQLAGMLTGPTGPPAPPAPPTSAPMKSPHSMMGSAGASPVHMRSPSLPNPSPGWASSPKPPMQSPGVPPQGGKPPLSITSPNMMGNMEQGGNGPPSAPPSSGAPSGPMSLPGSVPSGSPYTIPPEPTLSQNPLSIMMSRMSKFAMPSSTPLYHDAIKTVASSDDDSPPARSPNLPSGNNNGMSLNHQGNPRMMGPGNSGPMPALSPLGMNPMGSQPLSHGIPPQMPSPNAPNMGPGMMPHGMMMPQNPQDPGMANPQMMPQGRMGYPHRNQGYPLTQSPSQQGPFSPHNGPGPQGFPGHPMGFQGDGGPMGGRMGNMPHGGGGDGGMCKPNTPGGPEFNNMPGGFSDADLHEVMRPGASGIPEFDLSRIIPSEKPSQTLSYFPRGGGDNPGGKPPHPSGFPMQGMMGDGPLRMGMSMQGMGGMPGGPGGGMGPQDMPMGNPGHNSMRPPGFMGQGMMGPQHRMMSPGGPGGMMQGRQMAHPGPGGSPNMMMSLQGMGGPPQQTMMMGGQMRPRDMDMGFSPGPGMF; this is encoded by the exons CCCTAAACCTAAGACGGAGGTCATGGTGCGATCTCCTCCTGTCATGTCCCCTTCCACTGCCGTCCAAATGGACTCTAAAATGCCCAACCAGGGCAAGCCTGGAAGCACtggcagccaatcacagccctcGCCTTGTGACCCCAAGACGCTGGGCTCTAAAGGGGCGCCAGGTGTGGCAGGAAGCATGGGACTAAAAAATGGCCAGAGCTTGACATCTGGCCCCAGCTCCAAGGTGAAAGTCAAAAGGGAGAGGAGCACCTCTGTGGAGTCCTTTGACCAGCCAGAGAGTGGCACACCCACCAGTGAGGAGAAAG AGAGCAGCAGGGTAAAGCGCATGTGTGTGGCAGAGAGGAGGCAGCCTTATAGTGGGGCAGACTGGTGCTCTGGGGGAGAGAGCGATGAAGATGACAAAGGATTCTTCA ACTGTAACAGTGATGTGAAGCCCCAAGACACCCATTCTACCTCCAGTACAGGACTCAGTCGCTCCTCTACACCTTCCCACAATGCTCTGGGTCAAGGCTCAACAGCAGAGACTGCCGGTAGCCAAAAACCAGGCTCAAAGCTTGTATATGTCTTCACTACGGAGATGGCTAACAA GGCGGCTGATGCAGTGCTGACTGGCCATACAGAAAACATCATTGCCTTCCACATGAAAAACATCTCCAATAGCAAGGACAAGGCTCATCTCCTTTTA aacaatGCAGCAAACAACCTTCGAAACGACTCCAAGCCTCCCCAACAACCGTCTGCTCATGCCCAAGATCAAAGTCTCCAGGCTGGTTCTAAGCCGTCCTTACCTGGCATGGCAGAGGGAAGCGCAGCTCAGCCTTCAAACCAAGGAAGCCAAACAGGTGTTCTTCCACAAGAAGGGTCATCTTCTTCCGGCATAGAATCCAAAAATCTTCCCGGCAGCAGCCCGAATAACACTACAGCAGCAGTGGACCAGGCTCCAGGCTCCCAAACAGAGGCAGGTCTGAACCCTGCATCAACAGAAGGTCCTGGTGGAGGTTCTGGAGGGTCAGGGCTGAccccacaacagcagcagcagcagcagcaacaacagctGGCCCAGGAGCTGCTTAACATGGAGGCCAACACAGAGGGGCTGTCCCAGGAGCAGCTGGAGCACCGGCAGCGCTCACTACAGACTTTAAGAGACATTCAGCGTATGCTTTTTCCTGACGATCGTGACGCTCCACCACCTGGGCCCCCACAGGGCCATGGTGGACCCCATGATGGAGGGCCTGATGGTGGCTCCCGCCGGTCCGAGCAGGGCCCCCTACAGGCCATGATAGCTCAATCACAGAGCTTAGGGCCACCTGGTCCTGGAGGCCCACGTCCACAAGGGCCACCCTTTGGTCCTCCTCATGGTCCGAGGGACATGCCACCATTCCCACAGGATGAAATGGGCCCACACATGGGTGGGCCAGGGGGCTGTGGAGACGGGGAGCAGATGACTCCAGAGCAGGTGGCTTGGTTGAAACTGCAGCAGGAGTTTtatgaagagaagaggaaaaagcaGGAGATGCAGCATCGGCCCATGCCTGACATGATGATGCATCCACATGGTCCACGAGGCATGATGCGAGGCCCGCCGCCCCCGTACCAAATGGGTCCAGGAGAGATGTGGGGAGGACCTGGAGGACCCCCAGACCACTATCAGGAGCGTATGAGCATGGGCCCTGGTCCGAGGGGCATGCCCCCACATATGCAGAGAATGCCTGGATTCTCTGGGATGATAAATCCTGAAATGGAGGGTCCACCAAGACCTGGCATGGGGTGGCCTGATGACATGCCTTCACGAATGGGAGATGGGCGTGTGTTTCCAGGTGGACCTGGGGGTATGTTTGCTGGTCCAGGTGGTCGAGGAGAGCGTTTCCCAAATCCTCAGTCAGTCCAAGAAGCAATGTTCCACCAAGGAATGGGAGGAGAAAAAGGGCTTCCACCAGGCATGATGATGGACATGCAGAGAATGATGGGCCACCAAAGGGGGGGAATAGAGCCAGGAAATGGAATGGGTATGTTTCCCCGGATGCCCGGAGACGGTCCTATGAGCCCCTCATCGAGGCTTCAGGGAATGGGAGGCAGAGATATGGGGCCTGACTTTGGCATGGGGCCTGGACCTGGCCCAGGCCCACATATGCACCCTTCAAAGCTGAGAGAGCCTCCAATGAACATGAGTCCAGATGAAATTATGAGGctgagagcaggaggagggccGCCCATGGACAACATGGGTCCACAGGGCAGGCCTATGCAGGGGCCACCCTTCCCAGAGCAGGGGCAGCCAGGAGACTTTCCTATGGGACCTGGGCGGCCCTTTCCCAGTGGGCCAGGAGGAATGAGGGGTCCACATGGAGACCAGAGCTTTGGTCCAGAGCATAGAGCTACACCCACAGGGGGTAACGGCCGCATAAACCACCTTCCCTCTGGTCCTGGGCCTGCACAAGGACAAAGGGGCCGTAAACCCGCTGACCTCAACGTCCAAGCTGGAGGGGGCAACTCCCCCAGCGTCAATCCTCTCAAGTCCCCTCCGCTGAGACAGGTCCAGTCACCTATGATGGGCTCCCCCTCTGGAAACCTGAAATCCCCCCAGACGCCATCCCAGCTGGCAGGCATGTTGACTGGTCCGACAGGCCCCCCTGCCCCTCCAGCACCACCAACATCAGCACCCATGAAGTCCCCCCACTCCATGATGGGCTCAGCTGGTGCCTCTCCTGTTCATATGAGGTCTCCTTCTCTTCCAAACCCATCTCCAGGATGGGCCTCTTCACCAAAGCCGCCCATGCAGAGTCCTGGGGTGCCACCTCAGGGTGGCAAGCCTCCGCTCAGTATTACCTCGCCAAACATGATGGGCAACATGGAGCAAG GTGGTAACGGTCCTCCCTCAGCCCCTCCTTCATCAGGAGCTCCATCTGGACCCATGTCTCTCCCCGGCAGTGTCCCGTCTGGCAGCCCGTACACAATACCCCCGGAGCCCACGCTATCTCAAAACCCCCTCTCAATCATGATGTCACGCATGTCCAAGTTTGCCATGCCCAGCTCCACCCCGCTATACCATGATGCCATTAAAACTGTGGCCAGTTCTGACGATGACTCGCCGCCTGCCCGATCTCCCAACCTGCCTTCTGGGAACAATAATG GTATGTCACTGAATCACCAAGGCAACCCGCGAATGATGGGACCTGGTAACTCGGGACCCATGCCAGCTCTCAGTCCTCTGGGAATGAATCCTATGGGGTCCCAACCTCTGTCCCATGGAATCCCTCCACAGATGCCCTCACCTAATGCCCCCAACATGGGGCCAGGCATGATGCCCCATGGCATGATGATGCCACAGAACCCCCAGGATCCTGGCATGGCAAATCCTCAAATGATGCCCCAAGGACGCATGGGCTACCCCCACCGGAACCAGGGATATCCTCTGACACAGTCTCCTTCCCAGCAGGGACCTTTCTCCCCGCACAACGGCCCTGGTCCACAAGGTTTCCCGGGCCATCCCATGGGTTTCCAGGGTGATGGAGGACCTATGGGTGGACGCATGGGGAACATGCCTCATGGGGGAGGCGGTGATGGAGGCATGTGCAAACCAAACACACCTGGAGGACCTGAGTTTAACAACATGCCAGGTGGATTTAGTGACGCAGACCTTCATGAAGTCATGCGCCCTGGAGCATCTGGTATTCCTGAATTTGACCTGTCCAGGATAATCCCCTCTGAAAAACCCAGCCAGACTTTGTCTTATTTTCcgaggggagggggagacaaTCCGGGGGGAAAACCGCCACACCCGTCAGGCTTCCCTATGCAGGGAATGATGGGCGATGGTCCTCTGAGGATGGGGATGTCCATGCAAGGAATGGGTGGGATGCCAGGGGGGCCGGGTGGAGGAATGGGCCCCCAAGACATGCCGATGGGGAACCCCGGACACAATTCTATGCGGCCACCGGGATTCATGGGCCAAGGAATGATGGGGCCGCAGCACCGGATGATGTCCCCTGGGGGCCCAGGCGGGATGATGCAGGGTAGACAAATGGCCCACCCTGGTCCTGGCGGCTCACCCAACATGATGATGTCGCTGCAGGGCATGGGTGGCCCCCCTCAGCAGACAATGATGATGGGAGGTCAAATGAGGCCTCGCGACATGGACATGGGCTTTAGTCCTGGCCCTGGAATGTTCTAA